CGTCGGTGATGGCCTTGGTGCCCACTATGACCCTGTTCGCCCCCCAATCTAGATACTGGTTGACGGTGGCAGTGGTTCGCACGCCCCCTCCTACCTGGACCGGGACCTTGAGCGTTTCCAGTATTTTCCTGACGAGGGTGAGATTCCCACCTTTTCCCAACGCCCCGTCTAGGTCCACCACGTGTACCATGGGCGCGCCCTGGCGCTCCCAGTCCTTGGCCACCCCTACCGGGTCGGGGAGCACGATCTGCTCCGTTCCAGGTTTGCCTCCGACCAGCTGCACCACCCTTCCTTCGAGGATGTCCACTGCGGGGATAACCCTCATAGGCAGTCCTCCGCGAAGCGCACGAAGTTGCGTAGGAACCTCATCCCCGAATCGGACGATTTCTCAGGGTGGAATTGCGTGCCGTATGCGTTGCCCTTGAGGAACACGCTAGGGAATCTGCCGTAGTAGTCGGTCGTTCCGATGACCACATCCTCCTCCGGTCTTCCGTTATATGAATGGGCGAAATAGAAGTAGGGTGAGTCGATGCCCTCGAAGATCTGGTCCTCGCATTCCACCGAGTTCCAGCCCATGTGCGGGACCCTCTCCGCCCTTAGCCTGGTCACCTGGCCAGCATAGAACCCGAGGCCGGGCATCTTGCCCTCCTCGCTCCCCTGGAACAGTATCTGCGCCCCGATGCAGATCCCTAGGCAAGGGACAGCATCATCCAGTTTCTCCACCAGCCGGTCGCGGATGGGACGGAGCTTCTCCATGGCCTTGTCGAAAGCGCCTACGCCCGGCAGAACGATGCAGTCCGCCTTCAACAACTCGCGCATATCATCGACCACGTAGGGCGAGGCGCCGCAGTTCTCCAACGCCTTGCGGATGGAGTGCAGGTTCCCCACCCCGTAGTCGGCGATGGCCACCCTCACTGGCATTCGCCGAGCACCTCTTTGAGCTTGACCAGGAGCTGAACGTTCATCTCCTTGGTGCCGATGGTGGTGCGCACGCAATCCTCCAGCCGACGCTTGCTGCCGAAGTCCCGTATCATGACCCCTTTCTCAGCGAGCTTCTCCACCAGCGACGAGGATCGGATGGGGCTCTTGAACAGGATGAAGTTCGCCTCCGACGGAAATGCCTTCAGTCCGAGCTTCTTCAGCCCCGACTGGAGCTGCTTGCGTCCTTGGTTCACGACGCGAACGCTCTCCCGCACGAACTCCTGGTGCTGGAGCGCTCTTATCGCCACCCGCTCCGAGACGCGGTTGAGCGAATAGGGTATCTTCACCCGCTGCATGACGTTCGCCAGATCCTTGCCTGCCACCGCATAGCCGATCCTCATGCCTGCCAGGGCATAGGCCTTGGAGAATGTCCTGGTGACGACGAGGTTGTCGAATCTCTCCACGTCAGGAATGAACGATTCGCCAGAGAACTCCCCGTAGGCCTCATCAACCACCACCGGTCCTTCCCGTTCCTCGAGTATCCGCTCCACGTCCTTGCGCCGGAACAGGTTGGAGGTAGGGTTGTTCGGAGTGCATAGGATCACGATCTTGCCCTTCGCCCGGCATATGGCGTCCACGTCCAATTGGAAATCATCGGTCAGGTCCACCATGGACACGCAGCCGCAGTTGACCTTGACGAAGTAGCCGTGCAGCGAGTACGAGGGATAGGGCATGACGACCGTCTCGCCCGGCTCCATGAACGATTTGAAGATGATGTCCAGGGCTTCGTCGGAACCGTTGCCGACCACGAAGTTGTCCGGATCAAGGCGATAGAGATCGGCCAGCGCCTCTCTCAATCCGTCCGAGTAGGGCGAAGGGTATTGGTTCAGGTCCATGTCCGCGCATTCCCGGAGGGCCTCCTTGACCGCTGGATTCGCGCCCAGGGAATTGGTGGAGGTGTCCATGCGGATGCCCGAGACCTGGGGGTTGTAGTACAGCGGGATGTCCCGGATGGTGCTCCTCTGCCATTCTTTCTTCATGCCACCACCTAGGGAACCATTCTGTCGATGGGGACGATCAATATGCCGCTCGCACCCAGGCGCTTCAATTTGGCTATGGCGTCATAGGCACTGTCTTTCTCGATGACCACGTGGATGGCGACCACATCATCCCGACCCATGATGTTCATAATCGTCGGCCCGGCAATGCCAGGAAAGTGCTTGCGCACCGCTTCCAGGGACTTGACCGGCACATCGGCCATGAGGTAGCGTTTGTTGGCCGCGTTCTCCACGCTTTCGATGGCGGCCACCAGCTCCTCTATTTCGTCCTTCTTCTTCTTGAACGCCTTCTCATTGGTGATCATGACCGCGTTGGACTTGGCGATGATGGCGATCTCCTTGAGGTGATTGACCTTCAAGGTGGAACCGGAGGAAACCAGGTCGACGATGAGGTCCGCCACCCCTAGGTGCGGCGTGACCTCCGCCGCTCCGGAAATGGTGGTGATCTTGATTCTCTTTCCTGCCTTGGCGAAGAACTTGCGCGTGACGTTGGGGAACGAGGTCGCTACCACTGAGCCATCCTTCACGTCATCCACGGTGACGATGCCCGAGCTTTCCGGCGCCGCCACCGACAAGCGGCAATGCCCGAAGTTGAGGTCGTGGAGAGTTTTGACGTCCAATCCAGCCTCGAGCACCAGGTCCTTGCCGGTGATACCCACGTCCACCGCGCCCATGGAGACGAAGTTGACGATGTCCTGGGCCCGGACGAACATGACCGCGAAGTCCCGCTTCTTCACAGCCGCGAACAACTTGCGTTCGTCCGAGTCCTCGATCTCGAGGCCGGCCTGTTTCAGCAGCTGGACCGAGCTCTCGCTCAGCCTTCCCTTGTTCGGCACGGCCAATCGCAATGTCACTTGCTCACCTGTAGCACTGGATACGAGAAAGAAGAATGCATACTTAAGAATGACTGAGATGGCCCGAGGCTGGCGTTCCGGTCCTGGCGGCGAGAGTTCCGCTCCATTCCATTCTCAAGGTATCTGAGCCAAGGGACTGCAAGGTACTGCCTTCCGGGCGAATGCGATGAAATGCTCCATAGAATCGAGCCCAGATCCCCCGAAGTCCCAGAACGTGTGGCGAGACCGTTCCATCCAGTCGCGTAACAGAGGCGCGGTCTTTCGCATCCTTGCGTCATGGCGTTCTTTCATGGCATCCCACTCCCCAAGGAGTGCGAAGTTGCATTCCCATTTGATGAGGGGGGGGGGGAGTGTAGTTTATTATTAGAGTCAATCACTAACTATTTAATTCTAAAATCAAATTGTGCCCGAAGAGATGGTTTCAGGGGGAACCACCCGATGGGCAGGGAGGGCTGCGATTGAAGACGAGGATCTTGCTGATGGATGCCTATTGCCGAATGACCAAGAAGGCCGCCTGATTCCGTTGGGGGAATAGCAACATGTTGCCAACACTTGGGAGAAGGGCATTGGCGGAGTTCCTGGGAACGATGACATTGATAATCGCCGCCATAGGCTCGTGCATCCTTCCGGTGCAGGTCTTCCATGTTGAGGCCGGATTGGCGGTCCTCATGAACGCGATGGCGGTGGCATTCGTTCTGTTCGCTGTCATAGAGGCTTTCGGGCCGGTGTCCGGTGCGCATTTCAATCCCGCGGTCACCGTCGCCATGGTGGTGTCCGAGAAGATGAGAAAGAAGGATGCGGCGGTTTACATCGGAGCGCAGTTCTCAGGCGGGTTCGTAGGGCTGCTGCTCACCCACTTGATGTACTACGATACCGTGCAACAACTCCTGGTGGTATCGGAGAACACCAAGGGGCCGTTCGTGGTCATAACGGAAGCGTTGGCTGCATTCCTGCTTCTTGCTGTGATCTACGGCTGCGTCAGGGGAAGGTCAAAAATGACGAGCCTTTCTGTGGGCCTGCTGGTCGGAGGACTCCTGATCACCACCTCGAGCACCATGTTCGCGAACCCGGTGGTGACGTTCTGTCGGATGTTCACCTACGCTTTCTGCGGGATCGCGCCGTCGAGCGGGGTACTCTTCATGATCGCCGAATTCTCTGGTGCACTGGTCGCCGTGGCGGCTATGTCGTATCTCTATCCAAAGAAACTTGTGGAGAAATGCAATCCGTATGACTGCCCGCCAAGGCCTGTGGAGCTTACCTGAGCAACCTGCAGCCTGATCCGAAATGCAGAGACGTGCGCGAAGAACCCATCAGCAGATACGTCTCGCCGTTCTTGAGGTGGCGGGTCGGGCCAGAAAGTATCATGGTATCGGTGAGCGCCGAGAACGGGCTCAACCGAATTCCCGCCTAGCCACCGATTCCTTTGAGTTTCCGATCCTCACTAGTTTGGGAACGGACCCTTTGAAGGCCATCCTCTCCCCCACGATGACCAACGCTCCTTCCACACCTTCGATGTTCATGATCTCATCCAGCGCCTTGCGCACCGTCTCCTCATCGTCGGAGGTTATCAGGTTCCCGAGCCGCGTGGCGCATGCATCCGCCAGGGCCACATCCTTGGACACGACCGTGGCCGCATCGGCCATGCCGAACGAGATCGATGGTCCGACCGTTTTCGAGGAAGTGCAGATGCCTTGGATATTCGGCGAGGGAATGCAGTGCAGTCCCAATCCCGCGAATCGGGAGTTGAGGGTGAAGATGCCCACGTCGATCGGCTCGGAAAGTAACATGGCGATGTCGCCTCCGTTGTCCACAACCGTCTGTCTTGCGCCCGCCTGCATCATGGCCTTGACGGCCTCCTCGGCCACCACTCCGGCGACCGTGGCCATCGGTCCGACGTTCGCCTTCCGGGCCGCGTCGCACATGTGCTTGATGATGGGGTGCGCGTCATCTGGCTCCTGGTAAGGTTCGAGCGCGTCCTGGAACAGGGGGTTGAAGGCGATGAAGCGCTCGATGACCTCCCTGGTATCGAAGATGGAATTGTCCGCGAGACTCATGAACCGCTCCTGAGCGAGGATGGTGACCGCCGTCTCCCGATACTCGAAATGCCTCCTTACGATCGGTTCGGGATCGTCCAACAGTAGCGCGTCTCCTAGATATCCAGCTGAGAAATGTATCCAGGGAGGCTTAGAACTTCCCTAGGATGATCGAACGAAGAGCAGAAAAGCAGAAGGCCGTTGACATCCGGCCGAGCTCAGATGCCTTTCAGCTTGCGCTTTTTCAACGTCATGAGCAACATCGCGGTCAGGAAGCCCGCGACCACGATTATGCCGCCCAGCGCCACCACGAGGCCGCCCTCGCTTCCGGGGCTGGTGTGGTTGCCTTCACCTGCTGCAGCCCCTTCCTCGACCACGAGCTGCGGGACGTTCACCTGAGTCGAGGAGGCGGATGCCCCGGCCTGCAGGGCCATGCCCGAGAACATGATGAAAGCCATGGTGACAGCGAAAGCCAACTTTTTCATTTCCTCACCTTTGCCTTTCGGTAGCGACGCTTCTAGCGCCGGCGGTCGGCTAATCGCTTGAATCCATAAATACCTTGCTTGGCGGCTCACGATTGAGCACGGAGCTTGATGGCCCCCGGTGGACAGGCATCGATGCACATGCCGCATGCGATGCACTTCTCGTTGAGGAAGACCACCTTCCAAGTGGCCTTGTCCACCTGGTAGGCGGACACTGGGCAGATGGAAATGCACATGCCGCAGTTGGTGCACCGAACATCGTCTTTGCGGATGAACTCCTTGAGCTCTTGCACCTGGACGCCAGCTTCCTCGAGATACTTGACCGCTCTCTGGATCTGCGGCCCGCTGCCTTCCAGCGCCAGCATGAGGCGGCCGCCCATCTCATCGATCTCCGCCCGAAGGATGTTGATCACCAGGTCGAAGTCCTTCACCAGACGGAAGGTGATCGGCTCGCTCACCAGATCAGGGGTGAAGGTTATCAGGAACTTCTTCACCGGCATCACTCCACCTCCTCTTTGGCATGTAGGTCGAGCTGAAGCTGCGCTCGCTCCTCTGGAAGACTGGCGACCTTCTCCGTCAAACAGAACTCGCCCTTGATGATCTCCTTCTTAAGCGTCTCGGCGATGAGCTTCGCCTTCTGGTAGGATGAGATGGAGGAGGTCCTAACTCCTTTTCCGTTGATATCGATGTGCCCGGAACGGAGCTCGGCGTAGCTGACCTGTCGGATGGCCTTCTTGTTCCTGGACTGGACCGAATAGTCCAGCACGGGCGCGAATATCTGATCGTCCCGAATGCACACTCCCTTCATCACCTCCTCATCGAGGATGGGGATGGGCACGCCGATGCCGACGCCCAACGAGACCCCGTACTTGTGGAACGTCAGGGCTCTCACGAACTCGCTGGACATCTGCTTCAGATCGCCTATGACCGCCAGGGTGCGCGACGAACCGGTAGGGACCCCATGGCTCATCTCCGCATTCGTCTTGAACTGCGTGCCTTCCCAGGCGACATAGCCCTGGGCACCGCCCAGGAAGATCCTGGTGCCGATGCCGATGGTGCGCAGCTTGGGGTCGTTCAGGAGCGGAGAGAGCTGGCCTGCCGACGAGTAGGTGGCGTTGCCGTAGCGGGGCAGCAACTTGCCCATGTAGGTGTACAGCGTCCTCTCGGAGGAGTTGGTCGCCACGCCATAGTTCTGGTAGGCGTTGCGGGGATTGTACATGTAAGCTTGGTTGATGGTCTTGAGCGAGATCCAGGTATCGATCTCCCGCCGAGGATAGCAGTCCGTGCCATAGGACGAGGCGCGCAGATGCACGCCCTTCCCGGCGATGAGGTCCTCGATCACGTGGGCGCCGCCATAATCGATGCTGCCATCCTCTCTTGGCTCCGAGGCGCCGAGGTAGGCGTCCACCGCCGCCAGTCCTCCGTACGCGGGAACGCCATTCAGCCAGACCTTGATCATCTTCATTGGCGGTTCGGAATGTCCGAAATTGAGGAAAGCTCCCGAGGAACACATGGCTCCGAAGGTCCCGGTCGTGACCACGTCCACCTCTTTCGTGGCCTTCTCCACGCCCTCGCGCTCGACGACCTCGATGATCTCCTCCGCCGTCAGGACCACCGCGTCGCCCTTCCTGATCTTATCGTTTATCTCCTCATAGCTGCGCTTCATGTGTTCACCTCAGGGTTTCCAGATGACATGGATTCGTGATGGTCAAAGGTCATCCTTCAACTCACTTCAGTATCCCTTTGGCGTAGGCGAGCTCGGCATTGAGCACCGAGCCGCCAGCTCCGCCCCGGATGGTGTTGTGGGAGATAAGGAACAGCTTGAGGTATTTATCCTTCTTTCGCACCCTTCCCACGGTGACGGCCATACCTTTGGCCCTGGATGGTTCGCCGGCGTTCACATCCCAGTGGGGCTGCGGCCGGTCCGGCTCATCTCGCACGATGATAGGTTCCCTGGGAGCGGTCGGTAGTTTGAGCTTCTGCGGTTCCGCGCGGAACTGGCGCATGACATTGATCGCTTCTTCTGGAACGCAATCCTTCTTCGTGCGGACGACCACCGACTCCAGATGGCCGTCGATGACCGGTACCCTAACGCAGGAAGCGAGCATATCGAAGTCGGCGTTGCGCACCTTTCCGCCTCTCAGGGTGCCGAGCATCTTGAGGATCTCTTCCTCCATCTTCTCCTCCTCGTTCTTGATGTATGGCACCACGTTCCCCAAGATGTCCAGCGACGGCACCCCCGGGTATCCTGCACCGGAGA
The sequence above is drawn from the Methanomassiliicoccales archaeon genome and encodes:
- a CDS encoding UPF0280 family protein; the protein is MDDPEPIVRRHFEYRETAVTILAQERFMSLADNSIFDTREVIERFIAFNPLFQDALEPYQEPDDAHPIIKHMCDAARKANVGPMATVAGVVAEEAVKAMMQAGARQTVVDNGGDIAMLLSEPIDVGIFTLNSRFAGLGLHCIPSPNIQGICTSSKTVGPSISFGMADAATVVSKDVALADACATRLGNLITSDDEETVRKALDEIMNIEGVEGALVIVGERMAFKGSVPKLVRIGNSKESVARREFG
- the asd gene encoding aspartate-semialdehyde dehydrogenase; protein product: MQVAVLGATGMIGQRFVQLLEGHPYFEIEGLYASERSEGRRLREVNKLKDFQFSSATMERKVEQIDVRKIAKNCRLAFSGLPSDIAKDYESSLAEAGVAVFSNAASHRMRDDVPLLIPEVNPEHLDLIKKQSTFAKGGFIVTNANCSTTGLAPPLKALQDAFGLEQVVVSTYQAVSGAGYPGVPSLDILGNVVPYIKNEEEKMEEEILKMLGTLRGGKVRNADFDMLASCVRVPVIDGHLESVVVRTKKDCVPEEAINVMRQFRAEPQKLKLPTAPREPIIVRDEPDRPQPHWDVNAGEPSRAKGMAVTVGRVRKKDKYLKLFLISHNTIRGGAGGSVLNAELAYAKGILK
- the hisC gene encoding histidinol-phosphate transaminase, yielding MKKEWQRSTIRDIPLYYNPQVSGIRMDTSTNSLGANPAVKEALRECADMDLNQYPSPYSDGLREALADLYRLDPDNFVVGNGSDEALDIIFKSFMEPGETVVMPYPSYSLHGYFVKVNCGCVSMVDLTDDFQLDVDAICRAKGKIVILCTPNNPTSNLFRRKDVERILEEREGPVVVDEAYGEFSGESFIPDVERFDNLVVTRTFSKAYALAGMRIGYAVAGKDLANVMQRVKIPYSLNRVSERVAIRALQHQEFVRESVRVVNQGRKQLQSGLKKLGLKAFPSEANFILFKSPIRSSSLVEKLAEKGVMIRDFGSKRRLEDCVRTTIGTKEMNVQLLVKLKEVLGECQ
- the hisH gene encoding imidazole glycerol phosphate synthase subunit HisH, which gives rise to MPVRVAIADYGVGNLHSIRKALENCGASPYVVDDMRELLKADCIVLPGVGAFDKAMEKLRPIRDRLVEKLDDAVPCLGICIGAQILFQGSEEGKMPGLGFYAGQVTRLRAERVPHMGWNSVECEDQIFEGIDSPYFYFAHSYNGRPEEDVVIGTTDYYGRFPSVFLKGNAYGTQFHPEKSSDSGMRFLRNFVRFAEDCL
- a CDS encoding aquaporin, with protein sequence MLPTLGRRALAEFLGTMTLIIAAIGSCILPVQVFHVEAGLAVLMNAMAVAFVLFAVIEAFGPVSGAHFNPAVTVAMVVSEKMRKKDAAVYIGAQFSGGFVGLLLTHLMYYDTVQQLLVVSENTKGPFVVITEALAAFLLLAVIYGCVRGRSKMTSLSVGLLVGGLLITTSSTMFANPVVTFCRMFTYAFCGIAPSSGVLFMIAEFSGALVAVAAMSYLYPKKLVEKCNPYDCPPRPVELT
- the hisG gene encoding ATP phosphoribosyltransferase; translated protein: MTLRLAVPNKGRLSESSVQLLKQAGLEIEDSDERKLFAAVKKRDFAVMFVRAQDIVNFVSMGAVDVGITGKDLVLEAGLDVKTLHDLNFGHCRLSVAAPESSGIVTVDDVKDGSVVATSFPNVTRKFFAKAGKRIKITTISGAAEVTPHLGVADLIVDLVSSGSTLKVNHLKEIAIIAKSNAVMITNEKAFKKKKDEIEELVAAIESVENAANKRYLMADVPVKSLEAVRKHFPGIAGPTIMNIMGRDDVVAIHVVIEKDSAYDAIAKLKRLGASGILIVPIDRMVP
- a CDS encoding 4Fe-4S binding protein, translated to MPVKKFLITFTPDLVSEPITFRLVKDFDLVINILRAEIDEMGGRLMLALEGSGPQIQRAVKYLEEAGVQVQELKEFIRKDDVRCTNCGMCISICPVSAYQVDKATWKVVFLNEKCIACGMCIDACPPGAIKLRAQS
- a CDS encoding homocysteine biosynthesis protein; this translates as MKRSYEEINDKIRKGDAVVLTAEEIIEVVEREGVEKATKEVDVVTTGTFGAMCSSGAFLNFGHSEPPMKMIKVWLNGVPAYGGLAAVDAYLGASEPREDGSIDYGGAHVIEDLIAGKGVHLRASSYGTDCYPRREIDTWISLKTINQAYMYNPRNAYQNYGVATNSSERTLYTYMGKLLPRYGNATYSSAGQLSPLLNDPKLRTIGIGTRIFLGGAQGYVAWEGTQFKTNAEMSHGVPTGSSRTLAVIGDLKQMSSEFVRALTFHKYGVSLGVGIGVPIPILDEEVMKGVCIRDDQIFAPVLDYSVQSRNKKAIRQVSYAELRSGHIDINGKGVRTSSISSYQKAKLIAETLKKEIIKGEFCLTEKVASLPEERAQLQLDLHAKEEVE